Proteins encoded by one window of Elaeis guineensis isolate ETL-2024a chromosome 12, EG11, whole genome shotgun sequence:
- the LOC105055007 gene encoding protein NRT1/ PTR FAMILY 7.3 — protein sequence MHVCMDSVNQGLATLAFFGVGVNLVLFLTRVLQQNNADAANNVSKWTGTVYIFSLVGAFLSDSYWGRYKTCAIFQVIFVFGLVLLSLSSYLFLLKPSGCGDEDTLCGPHSRLEVGVFYLSTYLIALGNGGYQPNIATLGADQFDEEDPVEAHSKVSFFSFFYLALNLGSLFSNTFLGYFEDKGMWALGFWASAGSAFVALALFLGGTPRYRHFKPSGNPFSRVCRVIVAALRKWRVKIPPGGGNLYEVDSKELAAANGGRKMLHTKGFKFLDRAAFIDSDNNIILQDRSIPRDTWSLCTITQVEEVKCVLRLIPIWLTTILYSVVFTQMASLFVEQGDAMNTTIAGFRIPPASMSAFDILSVAVFILFYRRLLTPLVSKLKKEPKGLTELQRMGIGLIIAIMAMIAAGMVEIFRLKHVCKGCKDKSSLSILWQIPQYTLIGASEVFMYVGQLEFFNDQAPDGLKSFGSALCMTSISLGNYVSSLLVTIVMKITAEDNRPGWIPGNLNKGHMDRFYFLLAALTSADFLVYVACARWYKCIKLEGRSRDDEEDYSV from the exons ATGCATGTGTGCATGGATTCAGTGAATCAGGGATTGGCAACGTTAGCATTCTTCGGTGTTGGTGTAAACTTGGTTTTGTTCCTGACAAGAGTGCTACAACAAAATAATGCTGATGCAGCAAACAACGTCAGTAAATGGACAGGAACTGTGTATATCTTCTCCCTTGTTGGCGCCTTCCTTAGTGACTCATACTGGGGAAGATACAAGACTTGTGCCATCTTCCAAGTCATCTTTGTGTTT GGCTTGGTGCTGCTATCCTTGTCTTCGTACCTCTTTCTACTGAAGCCCTCTGGCTGTGGAGATGAGGACACCTTATGTGGGCCCCACTCAAGGCTGGAGGTTGGTGTGTTCTACCTCTCTACCTACCTCATTGCCCTTGGGAATGGTGGGTACCAGCCCAACATAGCCACCCTTGGGGCTGACCAGTTTGATGAGGAGGATCCAGTTGAGGCGCACTCCAAAGTGTCATTCTTTAGCTTCTTCTACCTGGCCCTCAACTTGGGGTCCCTCTTCTCCAACACTTTCTTGGGCTACTTTGAGGATAAAGGCATGTGGGCCTTGGGCTTTTGGGCCTCAGCGGGTTCAGCATTTGTAGCCTTGGCCCTATTCCTTGGTGGGACCCCTAGGTACAGGCACTTCAAGCCAAGTGGCAACCCCTTCTCTAGGGTTTGCCGGGTTATCGTGGCAGCGTTGAGGAAATGGAGGGTCAAGATACCACCGGGTGGCGGCAATCTATATGAGGTTGATAGCAAGGAGCTAGCAGCAGCTAATGGGGGGAGAAAGATGCTTCACAccaagggtttcaa GTTTCTGGATCGAGCTGCATTTATCGATTCTGACAATAATATCATCCTCCAAGATCGATCGATCCCTCGGGACACATGGAGCCTCTGCACCATCACCCAAGTGGAAGAGGTGAAGTGCGTCCTTCGGCTGATCCCCATATGGCTGACCACCATCCTCTACTCCGTCGTGTTCACGCAAATGGCCTCCCTCTTCGTCGAACAAGGCGATGCGATGAACACCACCATTGCAGGCTTCAGAATCCCTCCTGCAAGCATGTCGGCCTTCGACATCCTCAGTGTTGCAGTCTTCATCCTTTTCTACCGCAGGCTCCTCACTCCGCTCGTGTCCAAACTCAAGAAGGAACCCAAAGGACTCACCGAGCTGCAGCGCATGGGGATCGGTCTGATCATCGCCATCATGGCGATGATTGCAGCTGGAATGGTTGAGATATTTAGGTTGAAGCATGTGTGCAAAGGGTGCAAAGATAAGAGCTCTCTTAGCATCTTATGGCAAATCCCTCAGTACACGTTGATTGGAGCTTCTGAGGTGTTCATGTATGTGGGACAGTTGGAGTTCTTCAATGATCAGGCTCCAGATGGATTGAAGAGCTTTGGGAGTGCACTTTGCATGACTTCAATATCACTAGGAAACTATGTGAGCAGCCTCCTTGTGACGATCGTGATGAAGATCACAGCAGAGGATAACAGGCCAGGGTGGATACCAGGGAACCTTAACAAAGGGCATATGGATAGGTTCTACTTTCTCTTGGCAGCCCTCACTAGTGCAGACTTTTTGGTGTATGTGGCTTGTGCTAGATGGTACAAGTGCATCAAGCTAGAAGGGAGATCTAGGGATGATGAGGAGGATTATAGTGTCTGA